The following coding sequences lie in one Portunus trituberculatus isolate SZX2019 chromosome 12, ASM1759143v1, whole genome shotgun sequence genomic window:
- the LOC123502578 gene encoding NADH dehydrogenase [ubiquinone] 1 alpha subcomplex subunit 7-like has protein sequence MPYRDVSPFFRLVRQTLLGRTHTPALRQADKVGCRSQPPPSLPKGVSSSLSANYYYMRDGRRAVEPEEVVAINSSSGPTVLLSDESDAAGAVTIAAKTPKVPGVVHHFD, from the exons ATGCCGTACAGGGacgtctctcctttcttcaggCTCGTGCGGCAAACACTCCTTGGG AGGACTCACACCCCAGCCCTCCGTCAAGCCGACAAGGTGGGCTGCCGTTCCCAGCCCCCGCCCAGCCTGCCCAAAGGCGTCAGCTCCAGCCTCTCAGCAAATTACTACTACATGAGAGATGGCCGGCGAGCCGTCGAACCCGAGGAGGTGGTGGCCATCAACTCCTCCAGCGGCCCCACCGTGCTGCTGTCTGACGA AAGTGATGCTGCCGGAGCTGTGACCATTGCAGCAAAGACGCCCAAGGTGCCGGGGGTCGTGCATCACTTTGACTGA
- the LOC123502888 gene encoding aldehyde dehydrogenase, mitochondrial-like, with translation MLRSAMRWSCLARVAGKANLQPAAAYSAAALPQPITSPDIHCTGVFINNEFHRSESGKQFPTINPATGEVIAMVEEGDKTDVNKAVKAARAAFELNSEWRQMDAYDRGQLIYKLADLIERDRVYLASLETLDNGKPYTNSFNADLELVIRNLRYFAGWADKIHGKTIPTDGPHFAYTRHEPIGVCGQIIPWNFPLLMQAWKFGPALATGNTIVMKLAEQTPLTGLYVAKLVAEAGFPAGVVNVIPGYGPSAGAAISSHMDVDKVAFTGSTEIGQLVQQAAGASNLKKVTLELGGKSPNIVFKDADLDHAVETSHFGLFFNQGQCCCAGSRIFVEDAVYDEFVERSVERAKVRTVGNPFDLTTEQGPQVDGEQMNKILELIESGKKEGAKMCVGGNRKGDKGYYIEPTVFADVEDHMRIAEEEIFGPVQQIFRFKDMNEVIKRANATKYGLAAAVFTRDLDKANVFAHGLRAGTVWINCYDVLNAQTPFGGYKASGQGRENSEYALRNYYEVKGVITKLPVKNS, from the exons ATGCTACGGTCTGCTATGAGGTGGTCCTGCCTGGCGAGGGTTGCTGGGAAGGCCAACCTACAGCCTGCCGCCGCCTACTCTGCCGCAGCACTCCCGCAGCCCATTACCTCCCCTGATATCCACTGCACCGGG GTGTTCATCAACAATGAGTTCCACAGGTCGGAAAGTGGCAAGCAGTTCCCAACAATCAACCCAGCCACAGGGGAAGTCATTGccatggtggaggagggagataag ACTGATGTGAACAAGGCAGTGAAGGCAGCACGGGCGGCCTTCGAGCTGAACTCTGAATGGCGGCAGATGGATGCTTACGATCGAGGGCAGCTCATCTACAAGCTGGCAGACCTCATTGAGCGGGACAGGGTGTACCTAGCG AGCTTGGAGACCCTGGATAATGGAAAGCCTTACACCAACTCCTTCAATGCTGACCTGGAGTTGGTTATAAGGAATTTGAGGTACTTTGCTGGCTGGGCTGACAAGATCCATGGCAAGACCATTCCCACCGACGGGCCGCACTTTGCCTACACGCGACATGAGCCCATTGGTGTGTGTGGCCAGATCATTCCCTGGAACTTCCCTCTCCTGATGCAGGCGTGGAAGTTTGGACCAGCCCTAGCCACag GCAACACAATTGTAATGAAGTTGGCTGAGCAGACGCCCCTCACTGGCCTGTATGTAGCCAAACTGGTGGCTGAGGCCGGCTTCCCCGCTGGTGTAGTGAATGTCATCCCAGGCTACGGTCCCAGTGCGGGCGCTGCCATCTCCTCCCACATGGATGTGGACAAGGTGGCCTTCACAGGCTCCACTGAG ATTGGACAACTGGTGCAGCAAGCGGCCGGTGCCAGCAACCTGAAGAAGGTCACCCTGGAGCTGGGCGGCAAGAGTCCCAACATTGTGTTCAAGGATGCAGACCTAGACCATGCTGTGGAGACCTCCCACTTTGGCCTCTTCTTCAACCAG gGCCAGTGCTGCTGTGCTGGTTCCAGAATCTTTGTAGAGGATGCTGTGTATGATGAGTTTGTGGAGCGCAGTGTTGAGCGAGCCAAGGTGCGCACAGTGGGTAACCCTTTTGACCTGACCACAGAGCAGGGACCCCAG GTGGATGGAGAGCAGATGAACAAGATCCTGGAGCTTATTGAGTCTGGCAAGAAGGAAGGCGCCAAgatgtgtgtgggaggaaacCGCAAGGGAGACAAAGGATATTACATTGAGCCAACAGTGTTCGCTGACGTGGAGGACCACATGCGCATTGCTGAAGAGGAG ATCTTTGGGCCGGTGCAGCAGATCTTCAGGTTTAAGGATATGAATGAGGTGATCAAGCGTGCCAATGCCACCAAATATGGGCTGGCAGCGGCAGTGTTCACCCGAGATCTGGATAAGGCAAATGTCTTTGCCCACGGGCTGCGGGCTGGCACTGTCTG GATTAACTGCTATGACGTCCTCAACGCCCAGACACCCTTTGGAGGATACAAGGCGTCCGGCCAAGGAAGGGAGAACTCAGAGTATGCACTGAGGAACTACTACGAGGTGAAGGGTGTCATCACAAAGCTGCCCGTCAAGAACTCTTAA
- the LOC123502575 gene encoding inositol polyphosphate 1-phosphatase-like, whose amino-acid sequence MAELIKTLLSFSERAGEIARAIRQEPKLFSLLVEEKGEGEKNQRFAHDFKTLADVLIQEALRHHVARMIPSLAEWVQGEESAEFTNTLGEKITVRICDTQDGTATLLAKVLDGNKEAADILAALAHRDVTFSPDPDLMERVPDLPVEHLGIWIDPVDSTGEYVRGRPSQAKGSIHQQGLQCVTVLIGVFDRRSGLPVAGIINQPFASFNESNKSWEGKAYWGVSYGGTSIHNLASSAPEPPETSLPVVVVSSSEEPALHAKLSRRFTVLHATGAGYKQLVVALGLAAASLSSKGSTFRWDSAAPHGLLRAAGGGVVVYRRLTSLSSDQDISAETLEELQIRYHKPNEKPAQPSLQWCNEGGLVAYRDPKVLATVMECVAE is encoded by the exons ATGGCCGAGCTCATCAAGACACTGCTGAGCTTCTCGGAGCGCGCCGGGGAGATTGCCCGAGCCATCCGCCAGGAGCCCAAGCTGTTCTCTCTGCttgtggaggagaagggggaaggggagaagaaccAGCGCTTTGCCCACGACTTCAAGACTCTGGCTGATGTGCTGATCCAGGAGGCGCTGAGGCATCATGTGGCCAGGATG ATCCCTAGCCTGGCGGAGTGGGTGCAGGGGGAGGAGAGTGCCGAGTTCACCAACACACTTGGGGAGAAGATCACTGTGAGGATCTGTGACACGCAGGATGGCACGGCTACACTGCTGGCTAAG GTCCTGGATGGCAACAAGGAGGCGGCAGACATCCTGGCGGCACTGGCTCACCGGGATGTCACCTTCAGTCCTGACCCTGACCTGATGGAGCGTGTGCCAGACCTGCCAGTGGAGCACCTTGGAATATGGATTGACCCTGTCG ACTCGACTGGGGAGTACGTGAGAGGCCGGCCGAGTCAAGCAAAGGGCAGCATCCACCAACAGGGCCTGCAGTGTGTCACAGTGCTCATTGGGGTGTTTGACCGTCGCTCAGGCCTCCCTGTCGCTGGCATCATTAACCAGCCTTTCGCATCCTTCAATGAGAGCAACAAAAG CTGGGAAGGCAAGGCATACTGGGGAGTGAGCTATGGGGGCACCAGCATCCACAACCTTGCCTCAAGTGCTCCAGAACCACCAGAAACCTCTCTcccagtggtggtagtgtcctCCAGTGAAGAGCCAGCCTTGCACGCCAAGCTGTCTCGTCGCTTCACTGTCCTGCATGCCACAGGAGCCGGATACAAGCagctggtggtggcgctggGCCTGgccgctgcctctctctcctctaag GGATCAACATTCCGCTGGGACTCTGCTGCGCCACATGGCCTGCTGAGGGCtgctggcggtggtgtggtggtgtacagGCGCCTCACCAGTCTCTCATCAGACCAG GACATATCTGCAGAGACCCTTGAGGAGCTGCAGATCAGGTACCACAAGCCCAATGAGAAACCCGCCCAGCCTAGCCTGCAGTGGTGCAATGAGGGCGGTCTGGTGGCCTACCGTGACCCCAAGGTGCTGGCCACGGTCATGGAGTGTGTGGCTGAATGA
- the LOC123502577 gene encoding serine protease HTRA3-like isoform X1 — translation MAASPIVSRWIMAGLLTLSLFTVTAAVSALKPDALQCGACDPSRCPAIGECHRGITWDVCNCCEVCSKDINEECGGPWEAYGKCGIGLTCLRDARECPYLFNPRGTASDTGSNICDEYLFNAIGRCVQNEQMMHSPHSPFKGNLVKKILEGNRQEMEQENDLTESMVGKRLMLKGVLRGVEY, via the exons ATGGCCGCCTCACCGATCGTCAG CAGGTGGATCATGGCAGGTCTTctgactctctccctcttcaccgtCACCGCTGCTGTGTCCGCGTTGAA GCCTGACGCTCTGCAGTGTGGCGCCTGTGACCCGAGCCGCTGCCCAGCCATCGGAGAGTGTCACCGTGGCATTACCTGGGACGTGTGTAACTGTTGCGAGGTGTGCTCCAAG GATATCAATGAGGAGTGTGGCGGTCCGTGGGAAGCTTATGGGAAGTGTGGCATTGGACTGACCTGCCTGAGGGACGCCCGAGAGTGTCCCTACTTGTTCAACCCTCGAGGCACCGCTTCCGACACTGGCTCTAATATATGCGACGAATACCTCTTTAACG CCATCGGTCGCTGCGTGCAGAACGAACAAATGATGCACTCCCCACACTCCCCGTTCAAGGGCAACCTGGTGAAGAAGATACTGGAGGGGAACCGTCAGGAGATGGAGCAGGAGAATGACCTGACGGAGTCCATGGTGGGGAAGAGACTGATGCTGAAGGGCGTGCTGAGAGGGGTGGAGTACTGA
- the LOC123502577 gene encoding serine protease HTRA3-like isoform X2 produces the protein MAASPIVRWIMAGLLTLSLFTVTAAVSALKPDALQCGACDPSRCPAIGECHRGITWDVCNCCEVCSKDINEECGGPWEAYGKCGIGLTCLRDARECPYLFNPRGTASDTGSNICDEYLFNAIGRCVQNEQMMHSPHSPFKGNLVKKILEGNRQEMEQENDLTESMVGKRLMLKGVLRGVEY, from the exons ATGGCCGCCTCACCGATCGTCAG GTGGATCATGGCAGGTCTTctgactctctccctcttcaccgtCACCGCTGCTGTGTCCGCGTTGAA GCCTGACGCTCTGCAGTGTGGCGCCTGTGACCCGAGCCGCTGCCCAGCCATCGGAGAGTGTCACCGTGGCATTACCTGGGACGTGTGTAACTGTTGCGAGGTGTGCTCCAAG GATATCAATGAGGAGTGTGGCGGTCCGTGGGAAGCTTATGGGAAGTGTGGCATTGGACTGACCTGCCTGAGGGACGCCCGAGAGTGTCCCTACTTGTTCAACCCTCGAGGCACCGCTTCCGACACTGGCTCTAATATATGCGACGAATACCTCTTTAACG CCATCGGTCGCTGCGTGCAGAACGAACAAATGATGCACTCCCCACACTCCCCGTTCAAGGGCAACCTGGTGAAGAAGATACTGGAGGGGAACCGTCAGGAGATGGAGCAGGAGAATGACCTGACGGAGTCCATGGTGGGGAAGAGACTGATGCTGAAGGGCGTGCTGAGAGGGGTGGAGTACTGA
- the LOC123502577 gene encoding serine protease HTRA3-like isoform X3, which produces MAGLLTLSLFTVTAAVSALKPDALQCGACDPSRCPAIGECHRGITWDVCNCCEVCSKDINEECGGPWEAYGKCGIGLTCLRDARECPYLFNPRGTASDTGSNICDEYLFNAIGRCVQNEQMMHSPHSPFKGNLVKKILEGNRQEMEQENDLTESMVGKRLMLKGVLRGVEY; this is translated from the exons ATGGCAGGTCTTctgactctctccctcttcaccgtCACCGCTGCTGTGTCCGCGTTGAA GCCTGACGCTCTGCAGTGTGGCGCCTGTGACCCGAGCCGCTGCCCAGCCATCGGAGAGTGTCACCGTGGCATTACCTGGGACGTGTGTAACTGTTGCGAGGTGTGCTCCAAG GATATCAATGAGGAGTGTGGCGGTCCGTGGGAAGCTTATGGGAAGTGTGGCATTGGACTGACCTGCCTGAGGGACGCCCGAGAGTGTCCCTACTTGTTCAACCCTCGAGGCACCGCTTCCGACACTGGCTCTAATATATGCGACGAATACCTCTTTAACG CCATCGGTCGCTGCGTGCAGAACGAACAAATGATGCACTCCCCACACTCCCCGTTCAAGGGCAACCTGGTGAAGAAGATACTGGAGGGGAACCGTCAGGAGATGGAGCAGGAGAATGACCTGACGGAGTCCATGGTGGGGAAGAGACTGATGCTGAAGGGCGTGCTGAGAGGGGTGGAGTACTGA